The Brassica oleracea var. oleracea cultivar TO1000 chromosome C6, BOL, whole genome shotgun sequence genome includes a region encoding these proteins:
- the LOC106298729 gene encoding probable LRR receptor-like serine/threonine-protein kinase At1g51820 isoform X1 — translation MERHLHGVLYVFIITFSLIHFVQTQDQKGFITLDCGLSPDGSPYTDPSTGLTFTSDASFVESGKNGRVDKDSERNFEKAFVTLRYFPEGQRNCYNVETTQGTKYLIRASFFYGNYDGLQTLPNFDLFLGPNKWTTVNLNATVPGGQYREIIHMSKLSSLQICLVKTGTTTPMISTLELRPLRSDIYISDTGSSLQFLSRTYLKGSGSILRYPDDVYDRRWFPLVKKDWNLITTTLNVNTSNGFDPPQGAMASAATYVNDNGTWDIPWNMEDSTTRFHIYLHFAEIQTLLANETREFSVLLNGNEFSKPFSPKMLGIVTMITQPESTLRCESGACLLQLVKTTKSTLPPLLNAMEIFTVVELPQPETNQDEVVAINKIQSAYGLSRVSWQGDPCVPREFLWAGLNCNNTDTSTPPTITSLNLSSSGLTDIIMPAIQNLTNLQELDLSNNSLNGDVPEFLADMKSLFIINLSGNNLSGQVPQKLLQKKGLKLNFEGNPNLNCTESSCVNKPRESGHPKKSIIVPVVASVASMVIIGSALVTFFVLKRKKTSNNRGIHNKFINFHGRRTPRPEPPKITKKKRFSYAEVTEMTNNFERILGRGGFGMVYHGYVNGTEQVAVKVVSQGSDQGHKQFKAEVDLLLRVHHKNLVGLVGYCEKGKDLVLVYEYMSNGDLKEVLSGKHHSSVLRWGTRLKIAVDAAQGLEYLYKGCRPPIVHRDVKTANILLDEHFQAKIADFGLSKSFPNDGESHVSTVVAGTLGYLDPEYYNTNWLTEKSDVYSFGVVLLEIITNLPLIDQRRETPYIAEWVGLMVTKGDIKSIIDPRLKDDYHSDSVWKFVELAMACVNFSSASRPTMSQVVIELIECLTLENSRGGTSCDMESRGSREVTMTFGTEVNPTAR, via the exons ATGGAGAGGCATCTTCATGGAGTTTTGTATGTCTTCATTATCACATTTTCTCTTATACATTTTGTGCAAACGCAGGATCAAAAAG GATTCATCACTTTGGATTGTGGCTTGTCACCTGATGGGTCTCCGTACACCGATCCATCTACTGGATTAACATTCACCTCAGATGCTAGTTTCGTCGAGAGTGGAAAGAACGGTCGAGTTGATAAGGATTCTGAGAGAAACTTCGAAAAGGCCTTTGTAACGCTGAGATACTTTCCAGAAGGACAACGGAATTGTTATAACGTGGAGACCACGCAAGGAACGAAATATCTTATTAGAGCTTCTTTTTTTTATGGAAATTATGACGGTCTTCAAACTCTCCCAAACTTTGATCTGTTTCTTGGCCCTAATAAGTGGACAACTGTGAATTTGAATGCTACTGTACCAGGTGGTCAGTATAGGGAGATTATTCACATGTCCAAGTTAAGCTCTTTGCAGATCTGCCTTGTTAAGACTGGAACAACTACGCCGATGATATCAACCTTGGAGCTACGGCCACTGAGAAGTGATATCTACATTAGTGACACTGGGAGCTCCTTGCAGTTCTTATCAAGAACTTATCTTAAAGGTTCTGGTAGCATTTTACG GTACCCTGATGATGTCTATGACCGTAGGTGGTTCCCATTGGTGAAGAAGGATTGGAATTTAATAACTACAACACTCAATGTAAACACTTCTAATGGTTTTGATCCGCCTCAAGGTGCAATGGCCTCAGCTGCAACCTATGTAAATGATAATGGGACGTGGGATATTCCTTGGAACATGGAGGATTCTACAACACGGTTTCACATTTACCTTCACTTTGCAGAGATTCAAACTCTGTTAGCCAATGAGACCAGAGAATTCAGCGTTTTGCTGAATGGAAATGAATTTTCTAAACCTTTTAGTCCTAAAATGTTAGGCATTGTAACTATGATAACTCAACCCGAATCGACATTGAGATGCGAAAGTGGGGCTTGCCTTTTGCAGCTGGTGAAAACAACAAAGTCAACTCTTCCTCCTCTCCTCAATGCTATGGAGATTTTTACTGTTGTTGAACTTCCTCAGCCAGAAACAAACCAAGATGAAG TGGTTGCTATCAATAAGATCCAAAGTGCTTACGGATTGAGTAGAGTTAGCTGGCAAGGAGATCCATGTGTCCCCAGAGAGTTCTTGTGGGCTGGTCTAAACTGTAACAACACAGATACTTCCACTCCACCAACAATCACTTCCTT AAACTTATCTTCAAGTGGATTGACCGATATAATTATGCCTGCCATTCAGAATCTAACCAATCTACAAGAACT AGACTTATCAAACAACAGCTTGAACGGTGATGTGCCTGAATTTCTAGCTGACATGAAATCTCTTTTTATCAT AAACTTAAGTGGAAACAATCTTAGTGGCCAAGTTCCTCAAAAGCTTCTACAAAAGAAAGGACTGAAGCTGAA TTTTGAAGGCAACCCTAACCTTAATTGCACAGAAAGTTCATGTGTAAATAAACCTAGAGAAAGTGGGCATCCCAAAAAGAGTATAATTGTACCAGTTGTTGCATCAGTTGCTTCAATGGTTATTATTGGAAGTGCATTGGTTACATTCTTTGTTCTCAAAAGGAAAAAAACATCAAACAATAGAGGTATTCATAACAAATTTATTAATTTTCAT GGTAGACGAACACCGAGACCGGAGCCACCGAAAATAACGAAAAAGAAAAGATTTAGTTACGCAGAGGTTACTGAAATGACAAATAACTTTGAAAGGATTCTTGGGAGAGGAGGATTCGGCATGGTTTATCATGGATATGTTAATGGTACAGAACAAGTTGCTGTTAAAGTAGTCTCTCAGGGATCAGATCAGGGGCACAAACAATTCAAGGCAGAG GTTGATCTTCTTCTGAGAGTTCATCACAAGAATTTGGTAGGCCTGGTTGGATATTGCGAAAAAGGGAAGGACTTGGTTCTCGTATACGAATACATGTCCAATGGAGACTTGAAAGAGGTTTTGTCCG GAAAGCATCACTCCTCTGTTTTAAGGTGGGGAACCAGACTAAAAATAGCGGTAGATGCTGCACAAG GGTTGGAGTATTTGTATAAAGGATGCAGACCACCAATTGTTCATAGAGATGTAAAAACAGCAAATATATTGCTGGACGAACACTTCCAAGCCAAAATTGCCGATTTTGGGCTTTCTAAATCATTCCCAAACGATGGAGAAAGCCATGTATCCACAGTCGTTGCAGGAACTCTTGGTTACCTTGATCCAGA ATACTACAACACAAATTGGTTGACTGAAAAAAGTGATGTATATAGTTTTGGGGTCGTTTTATTGGAGATTATAACAAATTTGCCATTGATTGACCAGCGTCGTGAAACACCATACATAGCAGAATGGGTGGGATTAATGGTCACCAAAGGAGATATTAAAAGCATTATAGATCCAAGACTTAAAGACGATTACCACTCTGATTCTGTTTGGAAATTTGTTGAGCTAGCAATGGCTTGTGTCAATTTTTCTTCAGCGAGTAGACCGACCATGTCTCAAGTTGTTATTGAGCTAATTGAATGTTTAACACTTGAAAACTCAAGAGGCGGAACGAGTTGTGACATGGAATCCAGGGGTTCAAGAGAAGTGACCATGACATTTGGAACTGAAGTGAACCCCACGGCTCGCTAG
- the LOC106298729 gene encoding probable LRR receptor-like serine/threonine-protein kinase At1g51820 isoform X2 — protein sequence MERHLHGVLYVFIITFSLIHFVQTQDQKGFITLDCGLSPDGSPYTDPSTGLTFTSDASFVESGKNGRVDKDSERNFEKAFVTLRYFPEGQRNCYNVETTQGTKYLIRASFFYGNYDGLQTLPNFDLFLGPNKWTTVNLNATVPGGQYREIIHMSKLSSLQICLVKTGTTTPMISTLELRPLRSDIYISDTGSSLQFLSRTYLKGSGSILRYPDDVYDRRWFPLVKKDWNLITTTLNVNTSNGFDPPQGAMASAATYVNDNGTWDIPWNMEDSTTRFHIYLHFAEIQTLLANETREFSVLLNGNEFSKPFSPKMLGIVTMITQPESTLRCESGACLLQLVKTTKSTLPPLLNAMEIFTVVELPQPETNQDEVVAINKIQSAYGLSRVSWQGDPCVPREFLWAGLNCNNTDTSTPPTITSLNLSSSGLTDIIMPAIQNLTNLQELDLSNNSLNGDVPEFLADMKSLFIINLSGNNLSGQVPQKLLQKKGLKLNFEGNPNLNCTESSCVNKPRESGHPKKSIIVPVVASVASMVIIGSALVTFFVLKRKKTSNNREKGRRTPRPEPPKITKKKRFSYAEVTEMTNNFERILGRGGFGMVYHGYVNGTEQVAVKVVSQGSDQGHKQFKAEVDLLLRVHHKNLVGLVGYCEKGKDLVLVYEYMSNGDLKEVLSGKHHSSVLRWGTRLKIAVDAAQGLEYLYKGCRPPIVHRDVKTANILLDEHFQAKIADFGLSKSFPNDGESHVSTVVAGTLGYLDPEYYNTNWLTEKSDVYSFGVVLLEIITNLPLIDQRRETPYIAEWVGLMVTKGDIKSIIDPRLKDDYHSDSVWKFVELAMACVNFSSASRPTMSQVVIELIECLTLENSRGGTSCDMESRGSREVTMTFGTEVNPTAR from the exons ATGGAGAGGCATCTTCATGGAGTTTTGTATGTCTTCATTATCACATTTTCTCTTATACATTTTGTGCAAACGCAGGATCAAAAAG GATTCATCACTTTGGATTGTGGCTTGTCACCTGATGGGTCTCCGTACACCGATCCATCTACTGGATTAACATTCACCTCAGATGCTAGTTTCGTCGAGAGTGGAAAGAACGGTCGAGTTGATAAGGATTCTGAGAGAAACTTCGAAAAGGCCTTTGTAACGCTGAGATACTTTCCAGAAGGACAACGGAATTGTTATAACGTGGAGACCACGCAAGGAACGAAATATCTTATTAGAGCTTCTTTTTTTTATGGAAATTATGACGGTCTTCAAACTCTCCCAAACTTTGATCTGTTTCTTGGCCCTAATAAGTGGACAACTGTGAATTTGAATGCTACTGTACCAGGTGGTCAGTATAGGGAGATTATTCACATGTCCAAGTTAAGCTCTTTGCAGATCTGCCTTGTTAAGACTGGAACAACTACGCCGATGATATCAACCTTGGAGCTACGGCCACTGAGAAGTGATATCTACATTAGTGACACTGGGAGCTCCTTGCAGTTCTTATCAAGAACTTATCTTAAAGGTTCTGGTAGCATTTTACG GTACCCTGATGATGTCTATGACCGTAGGTGGTTCCCATTGGTGAAGAAGGATTGGAATTTAATAACTACAACACTCAATGTAAACACTTCTAATGGTTTTGATCCGCCTCAAGGTGCAATGGCCTCAGCTGCAACCTATGTAAATGATAATGGGACGTGGGATATTCCTTGGAACATGGAGGATTCTACAACACGGTTTCACATTTACCTTCACTTTGCAGAGATTCAAACTCTGTTAGCCAATGAGACCAGAGAATTCAGCGTTTTGCTGAATGGAAATGAATTTTCTAAACCTTTTAGTCCTAAAATGTTAGGCATTGTAACTATGATAACTCAACCCGAATCGACATTGAGATGCGAAAGTGGGGCTTGCCTTTTGCAGCTGGTGAAAACAACAAAGTCAACTCTTCCTCCTCTCCTCAATGCTATGGAGATTTTTACTGTTGTTGAACTTCCTCAGCCAGAAACAAACCAAGATGAAG TGGTTGCTATCAATAAGATCCAAAGTGCTTACGGATTGAGTAGAGTTAGCTGGCAAGGAGATCCATGTGTCCCCAGAGAGTTCTTGTGGGCTGGTCTAAACTGTAACAACACAGATACTTCCACTCCACCAACAATCACTTCCTT AAACTTATCTTCAAGTGGATTGACCGATATAATTATGCCTGCCATTCAGAATCTAACCAATCTACAAGAACT AGACTTATCAAACAACAGCTTGAACGGTGATGTGCCTGAATTTCTAGCTGACATGAAATCTCTTTTTATCAT AAACTTAAGTGGAAACAATCTTAGTGGCCAAGTTCCTCAAAAGCTTCTACAAAAGAAAGGACTGAAGCTGAA TTTTGAAGGCAACCCTAACCTTAATTGCACAGAAAGTTCATGTGTAAATAAACCTAGAGAAAGTGGGCATCCCAAAAAGAGTATAATTGTACCAGTTGTTGCATCAGTTGCTTCAATGGTTATTATTGGAAGTGCATTGGTTACATTCTTTGTTCTCAAAAGGAAAAAAACATCAAACAATAGAG AAAAGGGTAGACGAACACCGAGACCGGAGCCACCGAAAATAACGAAAAAGAAAAGATTTAGTTACGCAGAGGTTACTGAAATGACAAATAACTTTGAAAGGATTCTTGGGAGAGGAGGATTCGGCATGGTTTATCATGGATATGTTAATGGTACAGAACAAGTTGCTGTTAAAGTAGTCTCTCAGGGATCAGATCAGGGGCACAAACAATTCAAGGCAGAG GTTGATCTTCTTCTGAGAGTTCATCACAAGAATTTGGTAGGCCTGGTTGGATATTGCGAAAAAGGGAAGGACTTGGTTCTCGTATACGAATACATGTCCAATGGAGACTTGAAAGAGGTTTTGTCCG GAAAGCATCACTCCTCTGTTTTAAGGTGGGGAACCAGACTAAAAATAGCGGTAGATGCTGCACAAG GGTTGGAGTATTTGTATAAAGGATGCAGACCACCAATTGTTCATAGAGATGTAAAAACAGCAAATATATTGCTGGACGAACACTTCCAAGCCAAAATTGCCGATTTTGGGCTTTCTAAATCATTCCCAAACGATGGAGAAAGCCATGTATCCACAGTCGTTGCAGGAACTCTTGGTTACCTTGATCCAGA ATACTACAACACAAATTGGTTGACTGAAAAAAGTGATGTATATAGTTTTGGGGTCGTTTTATTGGAGATTATAACAAATTTGCCATTGATTGACCAGCGTCGTGAAACACCATACATAGCAGAATGGGTGGGATTAATGGTCACCAAAGGAGATATTAAAAGCATTATAGATCCAAGACTTAAAGACGATTACCACTCTGATTCTGTTTGGAAATTTGTTGAGCTAGCAATGGCTTGTGTCAATTTTTCTTCAGCGAGTAGACCGACCATGTCTCAAGTTGTTATTGAGCTAATTGAATGTTTAACACTTGAAAACTCAAGAGGCGGAACGAGTTGTGACATGGAATCCAGGGGTTCAAGAGAAGTGACCATGACATTTGGAACTGAAGTGAACCCCACGGCTCGCTAG
- the LOC106298729 gene encoding receptor-like protein kinase At3g21340 isoform X5, which yields MERHLHGVLYVFIITFSLIHFVQTQDQKGFITLDCGLSPDGSPYTDPSTGLTFTSDASFVESGKNGRVDKDSERNFEKAFVTLRYFPEGQRNCYNVETTQGTKYLIRASFFYGNYDGLQTLPNFDLFLGPNKWTTVNLNATVPGGQYREIIHMSKLSSLQICLVKTGTTTPMISTLELRPLRSDIYISDTGSSLQFLSRTYLKGSGSILRYPDDVYDRRWFPLVKKDWNLITTTLNVNTSNGFDPPQGAMASAATYVNDNGTWDIPWNMEDSTTRFHIYLHFAEIQTLLANETREFSVLLNGNAPLLNAMEIFTVVELPQPETNQDEVVAINKIQSAYGLSRVSWQGDPCVPREFLWAGLNCNNTDTSTPPTITSLNLSSSGLTDIIMPAIQNLTNLQELDLSNNSLNGDVPEFLADMKSLFIINLSGNNLSGQVPQKLLQKKGLKLNFEGNPNLNCTESSCVNKPRESGHPKKSIIVPVVASVASMVIIGSALVTFFVLKRKKTSNNREKGRRTPRPEPPKITKKKRFSYAEVTEMTNNFERILGRGGFGMVYHGYVNGTEQVAVKVVSQGSDQGHKQFKAEVDLLLRVHHKNLVGLVGYCEKGKDLVLVYEYMSNGDLKEVLSGKHHSSVLRWGTRLKIAVDAAQGLEYLYKGCRPPIVHRDVKTANILLDEHFQAKIADFGLSKSFPNDGESHVSTVVAGTLGYLDPEYYNTNWLTEKSDVYSFGVVLLEIITNLPLIDQRRETPYIAEWVGLMVTKGDIKSIIDPRLKDDYHSDSVWKFVELAMACVNFSSASRPTMSQVVIELIECLTLENSRGGTSCDMESRGSREVTMTFGTEVNPTAR from the exons ATGGAGAGGCATCTTCATGGAGTTTTGTATGTCTTCATTATCACATTTTCTCTTATACATTTTGTGCAAACGCAGGATCAAAAAG GATTCATCACTTTGGATTGTGGCTTGTCACCTGATGGGTCTCCGTACACCGATCCATCTACTGGATTAACATTCACCTCAGATGCTAGTTTCGTCGAGAGTGGAAAGAACGGTCGAGTTGATAAGGATTCTGAGAGAAACTTCGAAAAGGCCTTTGTAACGCTGAGATACTTTCCAGAAGGACAACGGAATTGTTATAACGTGGAGACCACGCAAGGAACGAAATATCTTATTAGAGCTTCTTTTTTTTATGGAAATTATGACGGTCTTCAAACTCTCCCAAACTTTGATCTGTTTCTTGGCCCTAATAAGTGGACAACTGTGAATTTGAATGCTACTGTACCAGGTGGTCAGTATAGGGAGATTATTCACATGTCCAAGTTAAGCTCTTTGCAGATCTGCCTTGTTAAGACTGGAACAACTACGCCGATGATATCAACCTTGGAGCTACGGCCACTGAGAAGTGATATCTACATTAGTGACACTGGGAGCTCCTTGCAGTTCTTATCAAGAACTTATCTTAAAGGTTCTGGTAGCATTTTACG GTACCCTGATGATGTCTATGACCGTAGGTGGTTCCCATTGGTGAAGAAGGATTGGAATTTAATAACTACAACACTCAATGTAAACACTTCTAATGGTTTTGATCCGCCTCAAGGTGCAATGGCCTCAGCTGCAACCTATGTAAATGATAATGGGACGTGGGATATTCCTTGGAACATGGAGGATTCTACAACACGGTTTCACATTTACCTTCACTTTGCAGAGATTCAAACTCTGTTAGCCAATGAGACCAGAGAATTCAGCGTTTTGCTGAATGGAAATG CTCCTCTCCTCAATGCTATGGAGATTTTTACTGTTGTTGAACTTCCTCAGCCAGAAACAAACCAAGATGAAG TGGTTGCTATCAATAAGATCCAAAGTGCTTACGGATTGAGTAGAGTTAGCTGGCAAGGAGATCCATGTGTCCCCAGAGAGTTCTTGTGGGCTGGTCTAAACTGTAACAACACAGATACTTCCACTCCACCAACAATCACTTCCTT AAACTTATCTTCAAGTGGATTGACCGATATAATTATGCCTGCCATTCAGAATCTAACCAATCTACAAGAACT AGACTTATCAAACAACAGCTTGAACGGTGATGTGCCTGAATTTCTAGCTGACATGAAATCTCTTTTTATCAT AAACTTAAGTGGAAACAATCTTAGTGGCCAAGTTCCTCAAAAGCTTCTACAAAAGAAAGGACTGAAGCTGAA TTTTGAAGGCAACCCTAACCTTAATTGCACAGAAAGTTCATGTGTAAATAAACCTAGAGAAAGTGGGCATCCCAAAAAGAGTATAATTGTACCAGTTGTTGCATCAGTTGCTTCAATGGTTATTATTGGAAGTGCATTGGTTACATTCTTTGTTCTCAAAAGGAAAAAAACATCAAACAATAGAG AAAAGGGTAGACGAACACCGAGACCGGAGCCACCGAAAATAACGAAAAAGAAAAGATTTAGTTACGCAGAGGTTACTGAAATGACAAATAACTTTGAAAGGATTCTTGGGAGAGGAGGATTCGGCATGGTTTATCATGGATATGTTAATGGTACAGAACAAGTTGCTGTTAAAGTAGTCTCTCAGGGATCAGATCAGGGGCACAAACAATTCAAGGCAGAG GTTGATCTTCTTCTGAGAGTTCATCACAAGAATTTGGTAGGCCTGGTTGGATATTGCGAAAAAGGGAAGGACTTGGTTCTCGTATACGAATACATGTCCAATGGAGACTTGAAAGAGGTTTTGTCCG GAAAGCATCACTCCTCTGTTTTAAGGTGGGGAACCAGACTAAAAATAGCGGTAGATGCTGCACAAG GGTTGGAGTATTTGTATAAAGGATGCAGACCACCAATTGTTCATAGAGATGTAAAAACAGCAAATATATTGCTGGACGAACACTTCCAAGCCAAAATTGCCGATTTTGGGCTTTCTAAATCATTCCCAAACGATGGAGAAAGCCATGTATCCACAGTCGTTGCAGGAACTCTTGGTTACCTTGATCCAGA ATACTACAACACAAATTGGTTGACTGAAAAAAGTGATGTATATAGTTTTGGGGTCGTTTTATTGGAGATTATAACAAATTTGCCATTGATTGACCAGCGTCGTGAAACACCATACATAGCAGAATGGGTGGGATTAATGGTCACCAAAGGAGATATTAAAAGCATTATAGATCCAAGACTTAAAGACGATTACCACTCTGATTCTGTTTGGAAATTTGTTGAGCTAGCAATGGCTTGTGTCAATTTTTCTTCAGCGAGTAGACCGACCATGTCTCAAGTTGTTATTGAGCTAATTGAATGTTTAACACTTGAAAACTCAAGAGGCGGAACGAGTTGTGACATGGAATCCAGGGGTTCAAGAGAAGTGACCATGACATTTGGAACTGAAGTGAACCCCACGGCTCGCTAG
- the LOC106298729 gene encoding probable LRR receptor-like serine/threonine-protein kinase At1g51820 isoform X3, translated as MERHLHGVLYVFIITFSLIHFVQTQDQKGFITLDCGLSPDGSPYTDPSTGLTFTSDASFVESGKNGRVDKDSERNFEKAFVTLRYFPEGQRNCYNVETTQGTKYLIRASFFYGNYDGLQTLPNFDLFLGPNKWTTVNLNATVPGGQYREIIHMSKLSSLQICLVKTGTTTPMISTLELRPLRSDIYISDTGSSLQFLSRTYLKGSGSILRYPDDVYDRRWFPLVKKDWNLITTTLNVNTSNGFDPPQGAMASAATYVNDNGTWDIPWNMEDSTTRFHIYLHFAEIQTLLANETREFSVLLNGNEFSKPFSPKMLGIVTMITQPESTLRCESGACLLQLVKTTKSTLPPLLNAMEIFTVVELPQPETNQDEVVAINKIQSAYGLSRVSWQGDPCVPREFLWAGLNCNNTDTSTPPTITSLNLSSSGLTDIIMPAIQNLTNLQELDLSNNSLNGDVPEFLADMKSLFIINLSGNNLSGQVPQKLLQKKGLNFEGNPNLNCTESSCVNKPRESGHPKKSIIVPVVASVASMVIIGSALVTFFVLKRKKTSNNRGIHNKFINFHGRRTPRPEPPKITKKKRFSYAEVTEMTNNFERILGRGGFGMVYHGYVNGTEQVAVKVVSQGSDQGHKQFKAEVDLLLRVHHKNLVGLVGYCEKGKDLVLVYEYMSNGDLKEVLSGKHHSSVLRWGTRLKIAVDAAQGLEYLYKGCRPPIVHRDVKTANILLDEHFQAKIADFGLSKSFPNDGESHVSTVVAGTLGYLDPEYYNTNWLTEKSDVYSFGVVLLEIITNLPLIDQRRETPYIAEWVGLMVTKGDIKSIIDPRLKDDYHSDSVWKFVELAMACVNFSSASRPTMSQVVIELIECLTLENSRGGTSCDMESRGSREVTMTFGTEVNPTAR; from the exons ATGGAGAGGCATCTTCATGGAGTTTTGTATGTCTTCATTATCACATTTTCTCTTATACATTTTGTGCAAACGCAGGATCAAAAAG GATTCATCACTTTGGATTGTGGCTTGTCACCTGATGGGTCTCCGTACACCGATCCATCTACTGGATTAACATTCACCTCAGATGCTAGTTTCGTCGAGAGTGGAAAGAACGGTCGAGTTGATAAGGATTCTGAGAGAAACTTCGAAAAGGCCTTTGTAACGCTGAGATACTTTCCAGAAGGACAACGGAATTGTTATAACGTGGAGACCACGCAAGGAACGAAATATCTTATTAGAGCTTCTTTTTTTTATGGAAATTATGACGGTCTTCAAACTCTCCCAAACTTTGATCTGTTTCTTGGCCCTAATAAGTGGACAACTGTGAATTTGAATGCTACTGTACCAGGTGGTCAGTATAGGGAGATTATTCACATGTCCAAGTTAAGCTCTTTGCAGATCTGCCTTGTTAAGACTGGAACAACTACGCCGATGATATCAACCTTGGAGCTACGGCCACTGAGAAGTGATATCTACATTAGTGACACTGGGAGCTCCTTGCAGTTCTTATCAAGAACTTATCTTAAAGGTTCTGGTAGCATTTTACG GTACCCTGATGATGTCTATGACCGTAGGTGGTTCCCATTGGTGAAGAAGGATTGGAATTTAATAACTACAACACTCAATGTAAACACTTCTAATGGTTTTGATCCGCCTCAAGGTGCAATGGCCTCAGCTGCAACCTATGTAAATGATAATGGGACGTGGGATATTCCTTGGAACATGGAGGATTCTACAACACGGTTTCACATTTACCTTCACTTTGCAGAGATTCAAACTCTGTTAGCCAATGAGACCAGAGAATTCAGCGTTTTGCTGAATGGAAATGAATTTTCTAAACCTTTTAGTCCTAAAATGTTAGGCATTGTAACTATGATAACTCAACCCGAATCGACATTGAGATGCGAAAGTGGGGCTTGCCTTTTGCAGCTGGTGAAAACAACAAAGTCAACTCTTCCTCCTCTCCTCAATGCTATGGAGATTTTTACTGTTGTTGAACTTCCTCAGCCAGAAACAAACCAAGATGAAG TGGTTGCTATCAATAAGATCCAAAGTGCTTACGGATTGAGTAGAGTTAGCTGGCAAGGAGATCCATGTGTCCCCAGAGAGTTCTTGTGGGCTGGTCTAAACTGTAACAACACAGATACTTCCACTCCACCAACAATCACTTCCTT AAACTTATCTTCAAGTGGATTGACCGATATAATTATGCCTGCCATTCAGAATCTAACCAATCTACAAGAACT AGACTTATCAAACAACAGCTTGAACGGTGATGTGCCTGAATTTCTAGCTGACATGAAATCTCTTTTTATCAT AAACTTAAGTGGAAACAATCTTAGTGGCCAAGTTCCTCAAAAGCTTCTACAAAAGAAAGGACTGAA TTTTGAAGGCAACCCTAACCTTAATTGCACAGAAAGTTCATGTGTAAATAAACCTAGAGAAAGTGGGCATCCCAAAAAGAGTATAATTGTACCAGTTGTTGCATCAGTTGCTTCAATGGTTATTATTGGAAGTGCATTGGTTACATTCTTTGTTCTCAAAAGGAAAAAAACATCAAACAATAGAGGTATTCATAACAAATTTATTAATTTTCAT GGTAGACGAACACCGAGACCGGAGCCACCGAAAATAACGAAAAAGAAAAGATTTAGTTACGCAGAGGTTACTGAAATGACAAATAACTTTGAAAGGATTCTTGGGAGAGGAGGATTCGGCATGGTTTATCATGGATATGTTAATGGTACAGAACAAGTTGCTGTTAAAGTAGTCTCTCAGGGATCAGATCAGGGGCACAAACAATTCAAGGCAGAG GTTGATCTTCTTCTGAGAGTTCATCACAAGAATTTGGTAGGCCTGGTTGGATATTGCGAAAAAGGGAAGGACTTGGTTCTCGTATACGAATACATGTCCAATGGAGACTTGAAAGAGGTTTTGTCCG GAAAGCATCACTCCTCTGTTTTAAGGTGGGGAACCAGACTAAAAATAGCGGTAGATGCTGCACAAG GGTTGGAGTATTTGTATAAAGGATGCAGACCACCAATTGTTCATAGAGATGTAAAAACAGCAAATATATTGCTGGACGAACACTTCCAAGCCAAAATTGCCGATTTTGGGCTTTCTAAATCATTCCCAAACGATGGAGAAAGCCATGTATCCACAGTCGTTGCAGGAACTCTTGGTTACCTTGATCCAGA ATACTACAACACAAATTGGTTGACTGAAAAAAGTGATGTATATAGTTTTGGGGTCGTTTTATTGGAGATTATAACAAATTTGCCATTGATTGACCAGCGTCGTGAAACACCATACATAGCAGAATGGGTGGGATTAATGGTCACCAAAGGAGATATTAAAAGCATTATAGATCCAAGACTTAAAGACGATTACCACTCTGATTCTGTTTGGAAATTTGTTGAGCTAGCAATGGCTTGTGTCAATTTTTCTTCAGCGAGTAGACCGACCATGTCTCAAGTTGTTATTGAGCTAATTGAATGTTTAACACTTGAAAACTCAAGAGGCGGAACGAGTTGTGACATGGAATCCAGGGGTTCAAGAGAAGTGACCATGACATTTGGAACTGAAGTGAACCCCACGGCTCGCTAG